From the Oleiharenicola lentus genome, one window contains:
- a CDS encoding DUF2264 domain-containing protein produces MNSFSEQCLDMARSMLAHNLDSINADGTVTPVGSETSRSDEPGHVAFALGEYYRATGETTLKGYDLIDLTARCVTAQAFTEPAHENGLAYAALGLLSFGPSKERNAVWERLVEETRERLDKLLLTRSDYDNYWQAFNIAKAVCRYSLGLSKKDETSRLIERMVERIEQTSSSGFFDDAEKGFGGHFNLYGVMTLAFTRSALQLHANSALRERKLPTLRTYAEKYIKMMPDMVRADGLGWAYGRSAGAYGQMHCITLILQGLRDGWIPDDQKNKYFDILRRLFYYFFHTYLDQEHGFLDIRDDERTAYASHTTRMANFDAARYLCQWSRLAKTVSMPDNVKAEPARTSGRFVIFDKSNRKEQGLFLYRDAESGLHVQIPLVSSGTDCTADNLAFPHCPGVFDWPNNVYLPIMLPELTFGEHVTLPAFYGQKCVTGLGLKNSFYFRYEQPELINIKEELARGIGSVKVQWTFTGSKITGDFAYTVKNQVQLDKFRMSLVIGAPHSRYRMGSSPALGAQGHRCSVLKDDFHANWAETETVTADPVYKTNFGKLHYVQTFVRDHPLIMRPGQVYRLTVAFDPDLTLVEA; encoded by the coding sequence ATGAATAGTTTCTCCGAGCAATGTCTCGACATGGCCCGCTCAATGCTGGCCCACAACCTGGATTCCATCAACGCCGACGGCACCGTCACGCCGGTCGGCTCCGAGACCTCCCGCTCCGACGAACCCGGTCACGTCGCCTTCGCCCTCGGCGAATACTACCGCGCCACCGGCGAGACCACCCTCAAGGGCTACGACCTCATCGACCTGACGGCCCGCTGCGTCACCGCCCAGGCCTTCACCGAGCCCGCCCACGAGAACGGCCTCGCCTACGCCGCCCTCGGCCTCCTGTCCTTCGGCCCCTCCAAGGAGCGCAACGCCGTCTGGGAACGCCTGGTCGAGGAAACCCGCGAGCGCCTCGACAAGCTCCTGCTCACCCGCAGCGACTACGACAATTACTGGCAGGCCTTCAACATCGCCAAGGCCGTCTGCCGCTACAGCCTCGGCCTCTCCAAGAAGGACGAAACCTCGCGCCTCATCGAGCGCATGGTCGAGCGCATCGAGCAGACCAGCTCCTCCGGCTTCTTCGACGACGCGGAAAAGGGCTTCGGCGGCCACTTCAACCTCTACGGCGTGATGACCCTCGCGTTCACGCGCTCGGCCCTCCAGCTCCACGCCAACTCCGCCCTCCGCGAGCGCAAGCTCCCCACCCTCCGCACCTACGCCGAGAAATACATCAAGATGATGCCCGACATGGTGCGCGCCGACGGCCTCGGCTGGGCTTACGGCCGCTCCGCCGGCGCCTACGGCCAGATGCACTGCATCACCCTCATCCTGCAGGGGCTGCGTGACGGCTGGATTCCCGACGACCAGAAGAACAAGTATTTCGATATCCTGCGCCGGCTGTTCTACTACTTCTTCCACACCTACCTCGACCAGGAGCACGGATTTCTCGACATCCGCGACGACGAGCGCACCGCCTATGCTTCGCACACCACGCGCATGGCGAACTTCGACGCCGCCCGCTACCTCTGCCAGTGGTCGCGTCTCGCGAAGACCGTCTCCATGCCCGACAACGTCAAGGCCGAGCCGGCCCGCACCAGCGGCCGCTTCGTGATCTTCGACAAGTCCAACCGCAAGGAGCAGGGCCTCTTCCTCTACCGCGACGCCGAGTCCGGCCTGCACGTCCAGATCCCGCTCGTCAGCTCCGGCACCGACTGCACCGCCGACAACCTCGCGTTCCCGCACTGCCCCGGAGTCTTCGACTGGCCGAACAACGTCTATCTGCCGATCATGCTCCCCGAGCTGACCTTCGGCGAACACGTCACCCTGCCCGCCTTCTACGGCCAGAAGTGCGTGACCGGTCTCGGCCTCAAGAACTCGTTCTACTTCCGGTATGAGCAGCCCGAGCTGATCAACATCAAGGAAGAACTCGCCCGCGGCATCGGCAGCGTGAAGGTCCAGTGGACCTTCACCGGCAGCAAGATCACCGGCGACTTCGCCTACACGGTCAAAAACCAGGTGCAGCTCGACAAGTTCCGCATGTCTCTCGTCATCGGCGCCCCGCACTCCCGCTACCGTATGGGCAGCTCGCCCGCCCTCGGCGCGCAGGGGCACCGCTGCTCGGTGCTCAAGGACGACTTCCACGCCAACTGGGCCGAGACGGAGACCGTCACCGCCGACCCGGTTTACAAGACAAACTTCGGCAAGCTGCACTACGTGCAGACCTTCGTTCGCGATCACCCGCTGATCATGCGCCCCGGGCAGGTTTACCGCCTGACGGTCGCCTTCGATCCGGATCTGACTCTGGTCGAGGCTTGA
- the ppk1 gene encoding polyphosphate kinase 1, with translation MPPTPRSKPRSAKITAKTGRSITPKAGGSKVVYANRELSWLAFNRRVLEQARNEANPLLERTKFLAIVSSNLDEFFEIRIAGLLQQKDSTGGEASLDGLSPREQLKRAFTEIRRLVDDQYACWHDLLVPALAKEKITFKTASQLSPAERTWVHEYFAKQVHPVLTPLAIDQSHPFPQIANKTLNVIVTVDNPDTPEQESLTAVLPVPRILPRLVQITPDKRGPQTFVFLSEIIKLCAGDLFPGYHIISAQAFRVTRNSDLYIDDEEADNLLKKIEEELRNLRRGAAVRLEIEDDAPAAVFQLLCENLQLDEERVFRLKGPLNLVRMMSLSDLVDRPDLKFPVFAPVESPLLKASPSIFASIHEGDILLHHPYDSFNPVVEFVQQAARDPGVLAIKQTLYRTSGDSPIIGALIEASRNGKQVTALVELKARFDEANNIKWAKELEEAGVHVVFGLVGHKTHCKTSMVVRQEPDGLRRYVHLGTGNYNPKTARLYTDLSLLTCNPEIAAEVAQLFNSLTGFGRSPEFKHLLVAPFNLHSRIQELIANEAANAAAGKPARIIAKMNKLVDKVTIDNLYAASQAGVQIDLIVRATCCLLPGVKGLSENIRVRNLVGRYLEHARIFYFENAGAPLLYAGSSDWMPRNFFRRVEALFPINTPALRDRVLHEILPAELRDNVDARDLQSDGTYVAPARKEGETDFSAQNHFMADAEKRAAAQIEVVA, from the coding sequence ATGCCTCCCACTCCGCGCAGCAAACCCCGTTCCGCCAAGATCACCGCCAAGACCGGGCGCTCCATCACGCCCAAGGCCGGCGGCAGCAAGGTCGTCTATGCCAACCGCGAACTCAGCTGGCTGGCCTTCAACCGCCGCGTGCTCGAGCAGGCCCGCAACGAGGCCAACCCGCTCCTCGAGCGTACCAAGTTCCTCGCCATCGTCAGCTCCAACCTCGACGAGTTTTTCGAGATCCGCATCGCCGGCCTTCTCCAGCAAAAGGACTCCACCGGCGGGGAGGCCAGCCTCGACGGCCTCAGCCCGCGCGAACAGCTCAAGCGCGCCTTCACCGAGATCCGCCGCCTCGTGGACGACCAGTACGCCTGCTGGCACGACCTCCTCGTGCCCGCCCTCGCGAAGGAAAAAATCACCTTCAAGACCGCCAGCCAGCTCAGCCCCGCGGAACGCACCTGGGTGCACGAATACTTCGCCAAGCAGGTCCACCCCGTCCTCACGCCGCTGGCCATCGACCAGTCGCACCCCTTCCCGCAGATCGCCAACAAGACGCTCAACGTCATCGTGACGGTGGACAACCCCGACACACCCGAGCAGGAAAGCCTCACCGCCGTCCTGCCCGTGCCGCGCATCCTCCCGCGCCTCGTGCAGATCACGCCCGACAAGCGCGGCCCGCAGACCTTCGTCTTCCTCAGCGAGATCATCAAGCTGTGCGCCGGCGACCTCTTCCCGGGCTACCACATCATCAGCGCCCAGGCCTTCCGCGTCACCCGCAACAGCGACCTCTACATCGACGACGAGGAAGCCGACAATCTGCTCAAGAAAATCGAGGAGGAGCTGCGCAACCTCCGCCGCGGCGCCGCCGTGCGCCTGGAAATCGAGGACGACGCCCCGGCCGCCGTCTTCCAGCTGCTCTGCGAGAACCTCCAGCTCGACGAGGAACGCGTGTTCCGCCTCAAGGGCCCGCTCAACCTCGTCCGCATGATGAGCCTGTCCGACCTCGTGGACCGGCCGGACCTCAAGTTCCCCGTCTTTGCCCCGGTCGAATCACCCTTGCTCAAGGCCTCGCCGAGCATCTTCGCCTCGATCCACGAAGGCGACATCCTGCTCCACCACCCCTACGATTCGTTCAACCCGGTGGTGGAATTCGTCCAGCAGGCCGCGCGTGATCCGGGCGTGCTCGCCATCAAACAGACGCTTTACCGCACGAGCGGCGACTCGCCGATCATCGGCGCCCTTATCGAGGCCTCGCGCAACGGCAAGCAGGTCACCGCGCTCGTCGAGCTCAAGGCCCGCTTCGACGAAGCCAACAATATCAAGTGGGCCAAGGAGCTCGAGGAGGCCGGCGTGCATGTCGTGTTCGGCCTCGTCGGCCACAAGACCCATTGCAAGACCAGCATGGTCGTGCGGCAGGAGCCCGACGGCCTGCGCCGCTACGTCCACCTCGGCACGGGCAACTACAACCCGAAGACCGCGCGCCTCTACACCGATCTCAGCCTGCTGACCTGCAACCCCGAGATCGCCGCCGAGGTCGCGCAGCTCTTCAACTCGCTCACCGGCTTCGGCCGCTCGCCCGAGTTCAAGCACCTGCTCGTCGCACCTTTCAACCTCCACTCCCGCATCCAGGAACTGATCGCCAACGAGGCGGCCAACGCCGCCGCCGGCAAGCCCGCGCGCATCATTGCCAAGATGAACAAGCTCGTGGACAAGGTCACCATCGACAACCTCTACGCCGCCTCCCAGGCCGGCGTGCAGATTGACCTCATCGTCCGCGCCACCTGCTGCCTCCTCCCCGGCGTGAAGGGCCTCAGCGAGAACATCCGCGTGCGCAACCTCGTCGGCCGCTACCTCGAGCATGCGCGCATCTTCTATTTTGAAAACGCCGGTGCACCGCTGCTCTACGCCGGCAGCTCCGACTGGATGCCGCGCAATTTCTTCCGCCGCGTCGAGGCCCTCTTCCCGATCAACACGCCCGCCCTGCGCGACCGCGTGCTCCACGAGATCCTGCCGGCCGAACTCCGCGACAACGTGGACGCCCGCGATCTCCAGTCCGACGGCACCTACGTCGCGCCCGCCCGCAAGGAAGGCGAAACCGACTTCTCCGCGCAGAACCATTTCATGGCCGACGCCGAGAAACGCGCCGCCGCCCAGATCGAAGTCGTGGCCTGA
- a CDS encoding pilus assembly FimT family protein, producing MKTRRRAFSLLELLVVIGLVAGLTFLFAGGLAGGGRAAVMHSAQATLANLMTAARSKAPALNRKVRLLVHVDPAQPERYLRLLVLQVGRQSGASPTEWDTVQRVSLPPGVCVVPAALTGLVADEAEWKRVSNPDADLVSDLFTNQALTYALEGDDTAQTWLGVAFTPNGTLAALVTGPPPKGYVVLAQVQVRPPGSYGPGEPPLRLVDPSGVRGLVLSAYGVPAPLNDRNAF from the coding sequence ATGAAAACGAGGAGGCGCGCATTCTCCCTGCTGGAATTGCTCGTGGTCATCGGGCTCGTGGCGGGTTTGACGTTCCTGTTTGCCGGCGGGCTCGCGGGCGGGGGCAGGGCGGCGGTGATGCACTCGGCGCAGGCCACGTTGGCCAATCTCATGACGGCCGCCCGCAGCAAGGCACCGGCGCTGAACCGGAAGGTGCGCTTGCTTGTCCACGTCGATCCCGCGCAGCCGGAGCGATATCTCCGGCTGTTGGTGCTGCAGGTCGGCCGACAGAGCGGGGCGAGCCCGACCGAATGGGATACCGTGCAGCGCGTGAGCTTGCCGCCGGGCGTCTGTGTGGTGCCGGCCGCTTTAACCGGTCTGGTGGCGGATGAGGCCGAGTGGAAACGTGTCTCCAATCCTGATGCGGACTTGGTTTCGGATTTGTTCACCAACCAGGCGTTGACCTATGCGCTCGAGGGTGACGATACGGCCCAAACCTGGCTCGGCGTCGCCTTCACGCCCAACGGCACACTTGCCGCGCTCGTGACGGGCCCACCGCCTAAAGGGTATGTCGTGCTGGCGCAGGTGCAGGTGCGTCCGCCCGGCAGCTATGGCCCGGGCGAACCGCCGTTGCGGCTGGTGGATCCGTCCGGTGTCCGGGGCCTGGTGCTGAGCGCTTACGGGGTGCCGGCGCCGTTGAACGATCGCAACGCCTTCTGA
- the acs gene encoding acetate--CoA ligase, producing the protein MSRESRIFKPSAEFKNQANLGSFATYRRLYAESVNAPEKFWDKQAKEHLVWRKPFKKVLQWKPPHAKWFLGGKLNVSENCLDRHLGTARENKAALIFEGEPGDVRTITYRQLHFHVCRMAHFLENLGIKSGDRIAIYMPMIPEAVIAMLACARIGAVHTVVFGGFSPEALKDRINDCQAKLVITADGGWRRGKVIELKTNVDKAIAGAPCVHSVVVVKRCGNPVTMVEGRDVWWKEAWEGAPNYHDAKAFDSEHPLFILYTSGSTGKPKGVLHTSAGYLLGAKLSSHYVFDLKENDRYFCSADIGWITGHSYVVYGLLSNGSTVFLYEGAPNQPEPDRFWQMIDRHGLTILYTAPTAIRAFMRWGDNYVLRHRLDSLRLLGSVGEPINPEAWMWYHKMIGKKKCPIVDTWWQTETGSIMVTPLPGVTPTKPGSATLPFFGVKPMVVDSDGNEVPRNSGGKFVLTQPWPSMLRTLWGDDERFKKAYFSEFPKHPHYYFTGDGARQDKDGYFWVIGRIDDVLNVSGHRIGTAEVESALVSHPAVAEAAAVGRPDELKGQSLVVFVTLKSGQAASEELKEVLRAHVGKEIGSLAKPDQVRFAAGLPKTRSGKIMRRLLKELATSGSVKGDTTTLEDFSVIAALQSEE; encoded by the coding sequence GTGTCTCGCGAAAGCCGGATTTTCAAACCATCGGCTGAATTCAAGAACCAAGCAAACCTTGGCAGTTTCGCCACTTACCGTAGGCTCTACGCCGAGTCTGTCAACGCTCCAGAGAAATTTTGGGACAAACAGGCCAAGGAGCACCTCGTCTGGCGCAAGCCGTTCAAGAAGGTTCTCCAGTGGAAGCCGCCGCATGCCAAGTGGTTCCTGGGCGGAAAGTTAAACGTTTCCGAGAACTGCCTCGACCGCCACCTCGGCACGGCCCGCGAGAACAAGGCCGCGCTGATCTTCGAGGGTGAGCCGGGCGATGTCCGCACGATCACTTACCGTCAGCTCCACTTCCATGTGTGCCGCATGGCGCATTTCCTCGAGAACCTCGGCATCAAGTCCGGCGACCGCATCGCCATCTACATGCCGATGATCCCCGAGGCCGTCATCGCGATGCTCGCCTGCGCACGCATCGGTGCGGTGCACACCGTCGTGTTCGGCGGGTTCAGCCCCGAGGCGCTGAAGGACCGCATCAATGACTGTCAGGCCAAGCTCGTCATCACCGCCGACGGCGGTTGGCGCCGCGGCAAGGTCATCGAGCTGAAGACCAACGTGGACAAGGCCATCGCCGGCGCGCCCTGCGTGCACAGCGTCGTCGTCGTCAAACGCTGCGGCAATCCGGTCACGATGGTCGAGGGCCGCGACGTCTGGTGGAAGGAAGCCTGGGAAGGCGCGCCGAATTACCACGACGCAAAGGCCTTCGATTCCGAGCATCCGCTCTTCATTCTCTACACCTCCGGCTCCACCGGAAAACCCAAGGGCGTGCTCCACACCTCCGCCGGCTACCTGCTCGGCGCGAAGCTCAGCTCGCACTACGTTTTCGATCTCAAGGAAAACGACCGCTATTTCTGCTCGGCCGACATCGGTTGGATCACCGGCCACAGCTACGTCGTCTATGGCCTGCTCTCGAACGGCTCGACCGTCTTCCTCTACGAGGGGGCGCCGAACCAGCCGGAGCCGGACCGTTTCTGGCAGATGATCGACCGCCACGGCCTGACCATCCTCTATACGGCGCCGACCGCCATCCGCGCGTTCATGCGCTGGGGCGACAACTACGTGCTGCGTCACCGTCTCGACTCGCTGCGTCTGCTCGGCTCCGTCGGCGAGCCCATCAACCCCGAGGCCTGGATGTGGTATCACAAGATGATCGGCAAAAAGAAGTGCCCGATTGTGGACACCTGGTGGCAGACCGAAACCGGCTCGATCATGGTCACGCCGTTGCCCGGCGTGACGCCGACCAAGCCCGGCTCGGCCACGCTGCCGTTCTTCGGCGTGAAGCCGATGGTCGTGGACTCCGACGGCAACGAGGTGCCGCGCAACTCCGGCGGCAAGTTCGTGCTTACGCAGCCCTGGCCGTCGATGCTCCGCACGCTCTGGGGCGACGACGAGCGCTTCAAGAAGGCCTACTTCTCCGAGTTCCCGAAGCACCCGCACTACTACTTCACCGGCGACGGCGCCCGGCAGGACAAGGACGGCTACTTCTGGGTCATCGGCCGCATCGACGACGTGCTGAATGTCTCCGGTCACCGCATCGGCACCGCCGAGGTGGAGAGCGCGCTCGTCTCGCACCCGGCCGTCGCCGAGGCCGCCGCGGTGGGCCGCCCCGATGAACTCAAGGGCCAGTCGCTCGTGGTCTTCGTGACCCTCAAGTCCGGCCAGGCCGCCAGCGAGGAGCTCAAGGAGGTCCTGCGCGCCCACGTCGGCAAGGAGATCGGTTCACTCGCGAAGCCCGACCAAGTGCGCTTCGCCGCCGGTCTGCCCAAGACCCGTTCCGGAAAAATCATGCGTCGCCTCCTCAAGGAGCTGGCCACCTCCGGTTCGGTCAAGGGCGACACCACCACGCTCGAGGACTTCTCCGTCATCGCTGCGCTGCAGAGCGAAGAATAA
- the pap gene encoding polyphosphate:AMP phosphotransferase: MAKAKQRLPKRVYQARADRLRADLLQLQLELKQVPFKVLLILAGPEGAGRGTLLNKLAEWLDPRGVETFSYHPPTDNERAHPQQWRFWRSLPGMGRIGLYAGSWYTETLREEARNRRALRHVADEAERIRDYEALLADGGTLIVKVWLHLSKEAQGRRLRTLRADPATAWRVTEEDWHHHRIYDRLDKTARLIREKTDRPGARWHLIDAEDERARDLAVGQLLLKRFAEQKKRLARLPRAKAPKKLTPLRPAGLRRLNALPLDQELSEKDYGSLREKWLGRLNRAVRTALGADRSIVLVFEGWDAAGKGGAIRRLTSAIDPRDYSVIPVAKPTPEEKHAHYLWRFWRDVPRNGRLAIFDRSWYGRVLVERVEGFCRKDEWRRAYGEINDFERQLTEHGTIVLKYWLHVSHEEQLRRFRERETTPHKRHKLNDEDWRNRRQRAAYEIAVGDMLALTDRPNAPWQLVPADNKRFARLEVLRSASRAIEAAMKL, encoded by the coding sequence ATGGCCAAGGCGAAGCAGCGGCTGCCCAAGCGCGTCTATCAGGCCCGGGCCGACCGGCTCCGGGCGGACCTCCTGCAGCTTCAGCTCGAGCTCAAGCAGGTGCCCTTCAAGGTGCTGCTCATCCTGGCCGGACCGGAGGGCGCGGGGCGCGGCACCCTGCTCAACAAGCTGGCCGAGTGGCTCGACCCGCGGGGCGTGGAGACGTTTTCGTATCATCCGCCGACCGACAACGAACGGGCGCACCCGCAGCAGTGGCGGTTCTGGCGCAGTTTGCCGGGAATGGGCCGCATCGGCCTCTACGCCGGCTCGTGGTATACCGAAACCCTGCGCGAAGAGGCGCGCAACCGGCGTGCGCTGCGGCATGTGGCCGACGAGGCGGAGAGGATCAGGGATTATGAGGCGCTGCTCGCCGACGGCGGCACGCTCATCGTGAAAGTGTGGCTGCATCTTTCGAAGGAGGCCCAGGGCCGGCGCCTCCGCACGCTGCGCGCCGATCCGGCGACCGCCTGGCGCGTGACCGAGGAGGACTGGCATCACCACCGCATCTATGACCGGCTCGACAAGACCGCCCGGCTGATCCGCGAGAAAACCGACCGGCCCGGGGCCCGCTGGCATTTGATCGACGCCGAGGATGAGCGGGCGCGGGACCTGGCCGTCGGCCAGCTGCTGCTGAAGCGTTTCGCCGAGCAGAAGAAACGCCTCGCGCGGCTGCCCCGGGCCAAGGCGCCCAAGAAGCTGACCCCGCTGCGTCCGGCCGGGCTGCGCCGGCTCAACGCGCTGCCGCTCGACCAGGAGCTTTCCGAAAAAGATTACGGCAGCCTCCGCGAGAAATGGCTGGGGCGGCTGAACCGCGCCGTGCGCACCGCGCTCGGGGCGGACCGGTCCATTGTGCTGGTTTTCGAAGGCTGGGATGCGGCGGGCAAGGGCGGGGCGATCCGCCGCCTGACCAGCGCGATCGATCCCCGCGACTACAGCGTCATCCCCGTGGCCAAGCCCACGCCGGAGGAGAAGCACGCACATTACCTCTGGCGGTTCTGGCGCGACGTGCCGCGGAACGGCCGGCTCGCGATCTTCGACCGCTCCTGGTACGGCCGGGTGCTGGTGGAGCGGGTGGAGGGCTTTTGCCGCAAGGACGAGTGGCGCCGGGCCTACGGGGAGATCAACGATTTTGAACGCCAGTTGACCGAGCATGGGACGATCGTGCTGAAGTATTGGCTGCACGTGTCGCACGAGGAGCAGCTGCGCCGCTTCCGGGAACGCGAGACCACGCCGCACAAACGGCACAAGCTGAACGACGAAGACTGGCGCAACCGCCGCCAGCGTGCGGCCTACGAGATTGCCGTCGGCGACATGCTCGCACTGACGGACCGGCCGAACGCGCCGTGGCAACTGGTGCCGGCCGACAACAAACGGTTTGCCCGATTGGAAGTGCTGCGCTCGGCCAGTCGCGCGATCGAGGCGGCGATGAAGCTGTAA
- a CDS encoding type II secretion system protein — MRTRGHAAFTLLELLAVIALIGLLAALIFPAFGAARRSAGKAKTKVQFAQWTAAIESFRAEYGYYPAFDASGLVNGGVTPTDHLFHDLLAARKRDGSALAPTDAAAQQNRKLLALHLFGEGELDAAGLVRDAFENTALAVLTDRDLDGVIKEGTDFTTLPAVGGLTPGAADFPPTGIRAGVIFYAPVPGDTAANPGFIFSWK, encoded by the coding sequence ATGAGAACCCGCGGCCATGCTGCATTCACGCTGCTCGAGTTGCTGGCGGTCATCGCACTCATCGGCCTGCTGGCGGCCTTGATCTTCCCGGCGTTCGGCGCCGCCCGGCGTTCGGCGGGCAAGGCCAAGACGAAGGTGCAGTTCGCGCAATGGACGGCGGCAATCGAGTCGTTCCGCGCCGAGTATGGCTACTATCCGGCGTTTGACGCGAGCGGGCTGGTGAACGGCGGTGTCACGCCGACCGACCACCTGTTTCACGACCTGCTGGCCGCGCGAAAGCGCGATGGCTCGGCGCTGGCACCCACGGACGCAGCGGCGCAGCAAAATCGAAAACTCCTCGCGCTGCACCTCTTCGGCGAGGGCGAACTGGATGCGGCGGGGTTGGTCCGCGACGCTTTTGAAAACACGGCGCTGGCCGTGCTGACCGACCGCGACCTCGACGGCGTGATCAAGGAAGGCACCGATTTCACCACGCTACCGGCGGTCGGCGGACTGACCCCGGGCGCCGCGGATTTTCCCCCGACCGGCATCCGGGCCGGCGTGATATTCTACGCGCCCGTCCCAGGGGACACGGCGGCGAACCCCGGGTTTATCTTCAGCTGGAAATGA
- the rho gene encoding transcription termination factor Rho: MDKENPPAAPAPAQAQAPSPAPAQPENTIRVEGILDIDNSRNGQLLDLNKFGKRRPTDPFVPRELIRRFHLQQGSIITATATPDPRFPNPKIRFIEKVDGLDIDERRRKTEFANLTTITPEEQIKLELKDGRMTTRVMDLFAPIGKGTRGLIVAPPRTGKTTYLRDIALGVLQNHPECHVMILLVDERPEEVTDFKRSVPAEVWASSNDDPVENHIRISDLCIERAKRLVEAGKDVVLLIDSLTRLARAHNTAKNSGRTGTGGLDVRALEKPRQLFAAARNTEDGGSLTIIASILVETGSRMDDVIFQEFKGTGNMELVLDRKAAEMRIWPAVNIQSSGTRKEELLISDPKTLEGIHFFRRALVQQKIEEATDTMVTRLGKTKTNAEFIKLIVK; this comes from the coding sequence ATGGATAAAGAAAACCCGCCCGCCGCTCCGGCTCCCGCCCAGGCGCAGGCTCCCTCCCCCGCTCCGGCGCAGCCGGAAAACACGATCCGTGTCGAAGGCATCCTCGACATCGACAACAGCCGCAACGGGCAGTTGTTGGATCTGAACAAATTTGGCAAACGCCGCCCCACGGACCCCTTTGTGCCCCGCGAGCTCATCCGCCGCTTTCACCTCCAGCAGGGCAGCATCATCACGGCCACGGCCACGCCCGACCCGCGCTTCCCCAACCCGAAGATCCGTTTCATCGAGAAGGTGGACGGCCTCGACATCGACGAGCGCCGCCGCAAGACCGAATTCGCCAACCTCACCACGATCACGCCCGAGGAGCAGATCAAGCTCGAGCTGAAGGACGGCCGCATGACCACCCGCGTCATGGACCTCTTCGCCCCGATCGGCAAGGGCACCCGCGGACTCATCGTCGCCCCGCCCCGCACCGGCAAGACCACCTACCTCCGCGACATCGCGCTCGGCGTCCTCCAGAACCATCCCGAGTGCCACGTCATGATTCTGCTCGTGGACGAACGCCCCGAGGAGGTCACCGACTTCAAGCGCAGCGTCCCTGCCGAGGTCTGGGCCTCGTCCAACGACGACCCGGTTGAAAACCACATCCGCATCTCCGACCTCTGCATCGAGCGCGCCAAGCGCCTCGTCGAGGCCGGCAAGGACGTGGTCCTGCTCATCGACTCCCTCACCCGCCTCGCCCGCGCGCACAACACCGCCAAGAACTCCGGCCGCACCGGCACCGGCGGCTTGGACGTCCGCGCCCTCGAAAAGCCCCGCCAGCTCTTCGCCGCGGCGCGCAACACCGAGGACGGCGGCAGCCTCACCATCATCGCCTCCATCCTGGTCGAAACCGGCTCCCGCATGGACGACGTCATCTTCCAGGAATTCAAGGGCACCGGCAACATGGAGCTCGTCCTCGACCGCAAGGCCGCCGAGATGCGCATCTGGCCCGCCGTCAACATCCAGTCCTCCGGCACCCGCAAGGAGGAGCTGCTGATCAGCGACCCGAAGACCCTTGAGGGCATCCACTTCTTCCGCCGCGCCCTCGTGCAGCAGAAGATCGAGGAAGCCACCGACACCATGGTTACCCGTCTGGGCAAGACCAAGACGAACGCCGAGTTCATCAAACTCATCGTAAAGTAA
- a CDS encoding type II secretion system protein, which translates to MSLSAQLRPARSRGAFTLLELLVVIGLIAILTGLVLGAGRRASDAGKASRARAELTALAAALDAYRLAHGDYPRTDEPARLLQALIGKRGPDHQVITSRAFVEVARLQTADARDPFTDDSAVLLDPWGRPYRYAYKSQAPWTNSAPVLHSAGPDGTDTTSLTAGGFPDRSASGNADNLYADQP; encoded by the coding sequence ATGTCCCTGTCCGCCCAGCTTCGCCCGGCCCGCTCCCGCGGAGCGTTCACGTTGCTGGAGCTGCTGGTGGTAATCGGCCTGATCGCGATTCTTACGGGCTTGGTGCTCGGGGCGGGCCGGCGGGCCTCGGATGCCGGCAAGGCAAGCCGGGCACGGGCGGAGTTGACCGCGCTCGCCGCTGCGCTCGATGCCTACCGCCTCGCCCATGGTGACTACCCGCGCACGGATGAACCCGCACGGCTGCTTCAGGCCCTCATCGGGAAGCGCGGACCGGATCATCAGGTAATCACGAGTCGCGCTTTTGTCGAAGTCGCGCGACTTCAGACCGCAGACGCGCGTGACCCTTTCACCGATGATTCGGCCGTGCTGCTTGATCCGTGGGGCCGGCCTTATCGCTACGCCTACAAATCGCAGGCTCCGTGGACCAACTCAGCGCCTGTGCTCCATTCAGCCGGGCCCGATGGAACGGACACCACGTCACTCACGGCCGGTGGATTTCCTGACCGCAGCGCGTCGGGCAACGCCGACAATCTTTACGCCGATCAACCATGA